One region of Pogoniulus pusillus isolate bPogPus1 unplaced genomic scaffold, bPogPus1.pri scaffold_199_arrow_ctg1, whole genome shotgun sequence genomic DNA includes:
- the LOC135174003 gene encoding armadillo repeat-containing protein 5-like, producing MAEPLGWCVEAVRAAAEPGLGRALLALRTRHSRRPGGAARFRERGGLGPLLELLGPDRPRRTLDLALSVLGNCCTEPGCRRLARSLGGVPRLVSLLAPPSPESVRCRAARALANLALEPDGAQEVLEAGAAPLLLSLAASCASPQCLHSAARALRILGAAPCPLQPLGPAAAIRTLATRLAALAPDHPACPALARALRALTDLPGPYVDEVAPAVPTLVALAAHAKRDRRQPALAALANACARANLRPGLGAAGAVEAAIQEVRRVLGVPGGTSVPGRQDGVAPSSAPKVVSKGRLAPPSALVAPNGALPLPSGTLAPPSGALAPPSSTTLAPPSALAPPNGALALFNGTLAPSSSTLASPSATLASSSDAMVPPSVLGALSGTLAPPNGALAPSSDLESPNGTLAPPSTALVPPGATLTSSSDALVAPSTTLAPPSSSRAPKATLVPSKGTLAPPSTTTLAPPIPSRISNGTLAPPKGTPAGPTSATLCPAVRALCLLCREAVNRARVRAAGGLGVLLALLGHPLGTAWHRRLLLALAAFAYDQEALLALEGEGLAPRLAQVLRGQARSGWGRRRGRRRQEEEEEEEKEEAAAASWDLPREETPKGTPRGGLGSCLYLFQSPSSPPPSSSSSSPPPPPPPRPAPAPFPPLLTLALPRGVGEGDPWLPETPALLLLRRLAASDPPSPSLARPGVLGGLLSYLTALPPPPPAPRAAAAALLRRLTAAPCLLGALLSCYLPSLLSSWLLLGLPPRRARSLSAPGGARGRRGQPRGWQHPRGDRLRELGEALLSSLGRAAAAPYGLGVLQHLLRCGSPRARLACATALPLLARVAPPARALLWQGGAVALLLSAVALGPSSPFQPPPAFALYAADAIGHLRRHQEDTPGGQQGQVPGAAANEDLQGPGDSSGDPSRGPPKRPLLEASSCPHLSPVPPKRPLLEASSCPQPSPAPSSPCPSLSPDPSQSPPPAPPCPCPYSRAPHDLLLLPDGARPGVPASRAALCQLSPVLAAMLGGAFAEARQAEVTLGSAPRGALRLLLHFLHGCRGPPHDPCQLLAPPVPPSPAGAALALARRFLVAEDFEAWVASAVGAPPGMLWALAERWGSAHLATRAAQAILKGGPEEVAPRLVRAARVAQCPPRLARALLAELAPGGLQPPLEMGEPWGGVGDPLLALPGGAKLEEGEEEELGEDFGEVLGEDFWGDLEEDFGGDLGEDFGDPQEEPGSNQGDLSSFLGEEEEEEEDEEEVL from the exons ATGGCGGAGCCGCTGGGCTGGTGCGTGGAGGCGGTGCGAGCGGCGGCGGAGCCGGGCCTGGGCCGGGCCCTGCTGGCTCTCCGCACCCGCCACAGCCGCAGGCCCGGCGGAGCCGCTCGGTTCCGGGAGCGAGGGGGATTGGGGccgctgctggagctgctgggcccGGACCGGCCCCGCCGGACCCTGGACCTGGCGCTCAGCGTCCTCGGCAACTGCTGCACCGAACCTGGCTGCCGCCGGCTGGCCCGGAGCCTCGGCGGCGTCCCCCGCCTCG TGTCGCTGCTGGCCCCGCCCAGCCCCGAGAGCGTTCGCTGCAGAGCCGCTCGCGCCCTCGCCAACCTGGCGCTGGAGCCCGACGGTgcccaggaggtgctggaggcag gcgctgcccctctgctgctctccctggcagcctcctgtgccagcccccAGTGCCTGCACAGTGCCGCTCGTGCCCTGCGcatcctgggggcagctccGTGCCcgctgcagcccctgggccctgctgctgccatccgCACCTTGGCCACCCgcctggcagccctggcacctGACCACCCTGCCTGCCCGGCCCTGGCACGGGCCCTGCGTGCCCTCACCGACCTGCCAGGCCCCTACGTGGACGAGGTGGCACCGGCGGTGCCCACCCTGGTGGCTTTGGCTGCCCATGCCAAGCGCGACCGGcgacagcctgccctggctgcccttGCCAATGCCTGTGCCCGTGCCAACCTCAGGCCCGGGCTGGGCGCAGCTGGTGCCGTGGAGGCTGCCATCCAGGAGGtgaggagggtgctgggggtgccagggggcaCCTCGGTGCCAGGCAGACAGGACGGGGtggcacccagcagtgctcccaaggTGGTAAGCAAGGGCAGATTGGCACCACCCAGCGCCTTGGTGGCACCCAACGgtgccctgccactgcccagtGGTACCTTGGCACCacccagtggtgccctggcaccgcccagcagcaccaccttGGCACCTCCCAGTGCCTTGGCACCACCCAATGGTGCCCTGGCGCTGTTCAATGGTACCTTGGCACCATCCAGCAGTACCCTGGCATCACCCAGTGCCACCTTGGCATCATCCAGTGATGCCATGGTGCCACCCAGTGTCTTGGGGGCACTCAGTGGTACCTTGGCACCACCTAATGGTGCTCTGGCACCATCCAGCGACTTGGAGTCGCCCAATGGCACCTTGGCaccacccagcacagccctggtgcCACCTGGTGCCACCTTGACATCATCCAGTGATGCCTTGgtggcacccagcaccaccttggcaccccccagctcctcgAGGGCCCCCAAGGCCACCTTGGTGCCATCCAAGGGCACCTTGGcaccccccagcaccaccaccctggCACCCCCCATCCCCTCGAGGATCTCCAATGGCACCTTGGCACCACCCAAGGGCACCCCCGCAGGCCCCACCAGTGccaccctgtgcccagctgtgcgggcactgtgcctgctgtgcagggaggcagTGAACCGGGCCCGGGTGCGGGCAGCagggggcctgggggtgctgctggcactgctggggcaccCCCTGGGCACCGCCTGGCACCGgcgcctgctgctggccctggcagcCTTCGCCTACGACCAGGAGGCTCTGCTGGCACTGGAGGGGGAGGGACTGGCACcgaggctggcacaggtgctGCGGGGGCAGGCACGGAGCgggtggggcaggaggagggggaggaggaggcaggaggaggaggaggaggaggagaaggaggaagcagcagcagcgtcCTGGGACCTGCCCCGAGAGGAGACCCCCAAAGGGACCCCCAGAGGAGGGTTGGG gtccTGCCTCTACCTCTTCCaatccccttcctcccctcccccttcctcctcctcctcctccccgcccccgccccctcccccccgccccgcccccgcccccttcccccccctcctgaccctggCCCTGCcgcggggggtgggggagggggaccCCTGGCTGCCCGagacccctgccctgctgctgctgcgccgCCTGGCGGCCTCcgacccccccagcccctccctggcgCGCCCgggggtcctgggggggctGCTCAGCTACCTGACCGCCCTGCCccccccgccgcccgccccccgcgccgccgccgccgccctgcTGCGCCGCCTGACGGCCGCGCCCTGCCTGCTGGGGGCGCTGCTGAGCTGCTACCTGCCCTcgctgctcagctcctggctgctgctggggctgcccccGCGCCGCGCCAGGAGCCTCTCGGCGCCAGGGGGCGCCAGGGGGCGCCGGGGGCAGCCCCGGGGCTGGCAGCACCCACGCGGGGAcaggctgcgggagctgg gCGAGgccctgctgagcagcctgggccgcGCCGCTGCTGCCCCCTACGggctgggagtgctgcagcacctcctgcgCTGCGGCTCCCCCCGGGCACGCCTGGCCTGTGCCAccgccctgcccctgctggccag GGTGGCACCCCCGGCACGggcactgctgtggcaggggggggcagtggcactgctgctgtcgGCAGTGGCCCTGggcccctcctcccccttccagcccccccctGCCTTCGCCCTCTACGCTGCTGATGCCATCGGGCACCTCAGGAGGCACCAGGAGGACACCCCCGGGGGACAGCAGGGGCAG gtgccaggggctgcagccaaTGAGGACCTGCAAGGACCTGGGGACAGCTCCGGGGACCCCTCCCGGGGGCCACCCAAGCGCCCCCTGCTGGaggcctcctcctgcccccacctgtccccagtgccccccaaGCGCCCCCTGCTGGaggcctcctcctgcccccagccctccccagccccctcctccccctgcccctccctgtccccggacccctcccagtccccaccCCCGGCCCCTCCTTGCCCCTGCCCTTACTCCAGGGCCCCTCAcgacctcctgctgctgcccgacGGTGCCCGCCCGGGGGTGCCAGCCTCCAGGGCCgccctgtgccagctctccCCCGTGCTGGCTGCCATGCTGGGGGGAGCCTTCGCCGAGGCTCGCCAGGCCGAGGTCACCCTGGGCAGTGCCCCCCGAGGTGCCCTGCGCCTGCTGCTCCACTTCCTGCACGGCTGCCGGGGCCCCCCCCACGACCCCTGCCAGCTGTTGGCACCTCCCgtgcccccctcccccgccgGCGCCGCCCTGGCCCTGGCACGACGCTTCCTGGTGGCAGAGGACTTCGAGGCGTGGGTGGCATCGGCCGTGGGTGCCCCCCCGGGGATGCTGTGGGCGTTGGCAGAGCGTTGGGGCagtgcccacctggctaccaggGCGGCTCAGGCCATCCTAAAGGGAGGGCCAGAGGAGGTGGCACCGAGGCTGGTGAGGGCGGCCAGGGTGGCACAGTGCCCCCCACGCCTGGCACGGGCACTGCTGGCCGAGCTGGCACCcggggggctgcagcccccacTGGAGATGGGAGAgccctgggggggggtgggcgaccccctgctggcactgccaggaggtgccaagctggaggagggggaggaggaggagctgggggaggactTTGGGGAGGTCCTGGGAGAGGACTTCTGGGGGGACCTGGAGGAAGATTTTGGGGGGGACCTGGGGGAGGACTTTGGGGACCCTCAGGAGGAGCCTGGAAGCAACCAAGGAGacctcagcagcttcctgggggaggaagaggaggaggaggaggatgaagaagaGGTTCTCTGA